The following are encoded in a window of Ferribacterium limneticum genomic DNA:
- a CDS encoding glycosyltransferase, which yields MLVTIYIPTKDRVDSLARSIESALNQTYRDIEVIVINDGSTDGTQEYLANLAIRDARVRTINNSEPRGAPAARNMAVNLAQGHFVTGLDDDDCFEPERISAFVAYWELLARHGITPSCLYAQDRIVDGKTNNRVTKKPGHVEYEDLFDHNYLGNQIFAPRHHLVDAGLFDEELPAWQDLEFFMRVLKKFGTAHLLDMVTHVFDDSPRSDRISQQSRNKLSSAFRKVVHKHAPACRRQRQRLFLQIFDPYYGFRPRPGDWIDFMRDGIWLVGMLRLAKAAIRKY from the coding sequence GTGTTGACAGCCTCGCCCGGTCTATTGAATCGGCATTGAACCAGACTTATCGGGATATCGAGGTTATTGTCATCAATGATGGCTCAACCGATGGCACCCAAGAATATCTCGCCAATTTAGCCATCCGCGACGCCCGGGTCAGGACAATTAATAATTCCGAACCCCGTGGAGCGCCCGCGGCGCGAAATATGGCAGTCAATCTGGCCCAAGGGCATTTTGTCACCGGACTGGATGATGACGATTGCTTCGAGCCCGAACGCATATCGGCATTTGTCGCCTATTGGGAACTGCTTGCTCGGCATGGAATAACACCATCCTGCCTATATGCCCAAGACAGGATCGTCGATGGAAAAACCAACAATCGGGTGACCAAGAAGCCCGGGCATGTCGAGTATGAAGATCTGTTCGATCACAACTATCTGGGCAACCAGATATTCGCTCCCCGTCATCACCTGGTGGACGCCGGATTGTTTGACGAAGAATTACCTGCCTGGCAGGACCTGGAGTTTTTTATGCGGGTCTTGAAAAAATTCGGCACGGCCCATTTGCTGGATATGGTCACCCATGTTTTTGATGATTCTCCGCGCTCGGATCGCATCTCGCAACAATCCAGAAACAAGCTGAGTAGCGCATTCCGCAAGGTGGTCCACAAACACGCACCTGCCTGCCGTCGCCAGAGGCAGCGGCTATTTCTACAGATATTTGACCCTTATTACGGATTTCGCCCTCGCCCTGGCGACTGGATTGATTTCATGCGGGACGGTATTTGGCTGGTGGGCATGCTGCGGCTGGCCAAAGCGGCAATCAGGAAATATTAG